Genomic window (Pyrus communis chromosome 13, drPyrComm1.1, whole genome shotgun sequence):
CAGAGTTCTGTGAAACTTTTTCTTGAGaagaatttttctttctaagctTATTGCACTTAGGCCGAATGTGACCAGGAATCCCACAAAAAATGACATATAGGAATGAACTTCCTAGATTGTTTGGATTCATTGGGATTAACTAAAGGCTTGACAGGATTTGACACATGTGCTAAAATTGTAGATGTTTTGGAAGTAAGACCTAAACATTTATTGTCACCTACTTTTAAGCTCGGAATATCAGAGGCTTTGACAAATCCTGTGACAGAAAAAGAACTTGCAGTCATTTCAGACTCGAATCCTAGACCTTCTTTGTCTCCAAAACTTTTTCCATAGCCAAGCATCTTGTCAAATTTTCCCGAACCTATGCTCAACTCTTGAACTTTTATTCTCATCTCAACTAGTTCATCCTTAACAGCTTCTTATCAGACGAGAGAGTGTTTATTTTGGTTTATAGAATGTGAATCTTTTCTAACAACGACTCTCGCAGTTTCTCTCCCTTGTCCAATTGAGATTAATGCTCAGCCTCAGCTTCCTTCTTTTCACTTTCAACTAGTGCAAGTTTCTTTCTCAAGTAGTTATCCTTCTTGACTTACACAGTAATGTTATAGAGACCAGAATATTTTCTCAAGACTTCTTACAAGTCCGATTCTTTAACAAATGAACCTTCTGTGTCATATCCATCAATAGTCTCTATGAAAACAATCGTATCCTTCTCATTTTTCGATGCAAATGCATCCCCTGAATAATTATCACTCCAATTGACATTCACAGCCCTatccttcttttttctcttgatAGTGTTTGCACACTCAGAAGCAATGTGTACATACCCTTGACACTCATGACGTTGAACTCTTTTATTAGAACTCCTATGTTCACTAGTTCTAAAAGATCTAGACGCTTTGTCATGTGAGACATCTAGAGAACGAAAGTTTCTTGAGTTCGAACCTGAGTTGATTCATTGCTTATGACATTTGGAATTTTGAGACTTGAGAAACCTTCGAACTTGCATGGTTAATTCAACCAATTCATCTTTAGACAAGTCTTCAATTGAACCAtcgctttcttcttctttaacaACTTTTGAGAGCAatgcttttcatttttttagaatttagaAGCTTTAACTCATACATTTATAGAGACACAATCAATTGCTCGAGCTTGCAGGTATTTAAATCATTTGATTCCTCAATCATTGTCCTCTTAGCATGAAACCTTATAGGAGGTGATCTTAAGATATTTTTCACAATCCTATGCTCCGGAATACTGTCACCAAGATTGTGACAACCATTGACAATTATGCTATGCTTAGCATAAAAGTTAGAGAAACTCTCATTATCATACATTGTGATATTTTCGAATTTTGTGATGAGATATTGAAGCTTGGTTTCTTTAAAAGTTGAGTTACCCTTATGAGTAATTTTAAGAATGTCCCAAGCTTCTTTTGCTGTCGTACACTTGCTTATGTAATTGAATTGTTCAGGCGAAATCGTTGTGAATAAAGCACTCAAAGCCCTTTGGTTAAAAGTGCTAGAGCTGCGCTCATCATTGCTCAATTCTTTCCTAGGCTTAAGCTTAGATATAGACACAGAGGACTCTGCTTTACCTTTGGTTTCTTCAATCATTAACGGTTCCCAACCTTCTTCAACAGCAAGCCACACCTTGTCATCTTGTGCCCATAGAAAAGATTTCATTTTCGCCTTCCATGCCGCATAGTTATCACCATCAAAGTATGGTGGATGAGAAACTGAACCCACAACACGATTCATTATAGACTACCCATGGATCTCACAAAGTATTTTTAAGGAACTGCTCTGGTGCCAATTGAAAGTTCTAGGATGGGTACTAGTTTAACCTAGAGGATGGTGAATAGGTTCCAATTTaaaaatccaattcaattttcaatttaattttcagttCTAAAATTAATTCCACATTCACATCACATATCAAACTATCCTACACATATGCagttaaaaagataaataaaaagtgCACACATGATGTAGGATTTAATGAGGTAAAAACCATCACTGGGAAAATCCTCGGGCTTCCAAGTCAGGATAAACACTAAGAGAAATGAGTACATAAAGACTTacaaaactcatcaactagGCACACATACTAGCAGGCAGTTTTGTCACCGCGCTTTGCTACTTGATCTCTCTTCAGCCTTTGAGTGGAAGTAGCATGGCACCAACGCGGTCAATCATTGTCTCCTCAAACTTTGCAAGATACTAATGCGATCATGCATAATGTATGCATGATGAAAAGATTTATGAAAACCAACCAATTATGAAAATCGCAAGgcacattttcataattgatttCTTATTAAAGCACGATAAAAAAAATCAgtgatcaaaataaaaattaaacttttGAAACCACACAATGCAAACTGATTTTCTCTcctaaaatactttaaaaccactctctctctcaaggGCTGCTATAAGATTTTTCTCTCAAAAATGTCTCGATATCATTGTAAAATCAAACTGACAATTTTCTCAATAAGAAAAACTTACTACAAAAATAATTGTTgtaaaaatgatgaaacaagCAGCgaatctttttgttttcttttaaccAAGAAGATCCtcgttggattttttttgtgaggatcctgggtATCCTCCATTCAcatccgttcattgtatatcatgcggtcataaatcattgtaatttttttttttatataaaattgaatataaacagtacctgacgaaaactgaccgcatgatgtacgatgaagtGATGTGATTGGAGGGATCCTCACTCTTCTTTTAAAACCATAAAGCTGCAGCAGCCTTTCTTTCAAAGCCAAATGGCAGCATCCCAAAACCAGCACCTATTATAATGCATTCTGCAGCAGCAGCAAAGATTAGGATATGATATGATGATCATTTCTATAACCCTAACGCATGCTCTCGCCAATAAATGACTGTTCTGAGTGCGTATATATGTTGTGATATGGCAGCAACACGAAACCCTAACCTAATGCATCTATAAATAGACTGCAGTAGAATACTTTAACCTGATTTCAAGTTCCTCAAGATCGGGATGACATGTTAcgagataaaaattaaaatcaataggAATTATCAATATGCTAAAGGTGCAAATGTACAGATCAACAATTAGTCTTAGGGGTATGCGGCTAATTAAAAAGACATGGGCTTTTAATTAAGATAATGGAAGcttaatttaaatatcaaacTAATAAATGTGCGAAGCCCAAACCTAAATAATCCATTTAACATAGAATTAACTATATGAATGCATATGATTGATATGATGATCACTTCTATAACCATAACAATTTGGTGTACCTCAAATGGAAGTGCGCTCGCTTGACTCGAAGCACTATCACTCGACTTGTACGAGGGATGACAAATCTAGGTTCAAATATaattcaaaccaaattattTCACCCACTCTTTAAACCAAACTGTCATTATGACACATCCTGACCCGgattgtccactaggactccgaattaagatgtgctggccgacacctagaaggtgacgaacTCACAAAGTGTGGtgatgtggaatatgtgaataaatttaaacctaaaagtgcttaaacacaagagtgcgatgtgagcgggaatgatctcatttcacacgtgacgttagagcataagtaaagtacaatagaGTGGATTGaaaattataccatcgaagctAATCTTCAATACCAAGACTTGCCATGTATCCTCATCAATACgaaaactctgctactagaacctgaAGGCATAAAAACAAGAGTGAGTGGGACTGAATATAAAGCTTTAATAAAGACCTTTTAAACGATATAACCTCTCGCTGTAATACCTATATAGGTTCCAGGaaatcatactacatataagtatgaaatcaaatgtaaatcaatAGTAAATCCAAGAATATTCCAAATCGCTACATATCGGCAACAGCAATATAAATcaagtgctcatcaatctatggtAACCCACGAGTCGAAGTTGCGTAGCGCAACCTGTACGCCTCATAAATCAATCCATGATAACATttgagtcggagttgcctaatgcaacctgtacgactcatAAATCAATCCATGATAACACctgagtcggagttgcctaatgcaacctgtacaaCTCATAGGCAACTTGTACGACAGTGTTAGAGTTGCCTATCATTGCAACCTGTACAACAGTGTCGGAGCtgcctattattgcaacctgtacgacagtaTCGGAattgcctattattgcaacatgtacgacagtgtcggagtCGCACAAAACACTAATATAGTCATACcctaactcaatcatttcaaataataCTATAAACTCACCTAAACTTACCTGTATGTCCCGCGTTCACCTTAGCACTTCAAGGCATTCACAACAATTATATGTACGTAATATGCATATGGTTATACCAtaatgcaatctaaaactcaaccatatcatagtattttagaatatacaaatatatatatatatatatatatatatatctatatatatatatatatgatatggcataaaatgaataaatcaatttaaatgtGTTTTTTAGAACTATCAATGATATACAtacgataaaaggaaaagacccacttaCCTGAGGTtcgcgctacaactccctagcacgaatattgAGACGTCACGAACGAtcctcacctagaacaattattcaattatgtctcagaactcttatcgaTAGAACACATAAATtgcataaaacacatcccaatgacgttctagaatgatttgagactcattgaccaaaagtcaaccgtcagtCAAAGATCAATGGTAGgctccacaaccctacgtagcTCAATTCGAAAGATCTGCATCTCAGATTTTcgatccgtaacttccaaagattcaTAGTTtacttctaaaacatcatacttaagtttcattacgatccaacggttggatctccgccaattgccaattcaagtggcggtcaacattttattttacgcacttacaaatccaattcgggaagatccgtacgtcagattcctaatctgtaagtttctaatatcgtcaaatattacatactataatgtattaaagtttggtgacgacccaacggtcggatcgtcaattcacaTAATGTTCAAGTAGCGGTCTTTATCAAAACTATGCTTAAACGATGATATTTCATCACTCAGACTTCACATATGGAATTAGGGTGTCAAACTTAGCTTAGAAAGGTCAGGGGGTCACTCGGCTCACACGCCACTGCATACGGCGGTCGGTCGCCTTGATTcaccggaaaattcaactatatcaaaaaattctcaaattttacagaaatgaagatctcaaagagtagagcAAATTTTATACCTAtgaccaagtccaatttggccgggaaaggCTCCAATTTCACTCAAACCCACTGGAACCCTAAAATGGGTGAACTTCGATTCTCCTTCCTCGGTGTTCCAATGTCTCTACCACTAGTTGGGTCTTGTTCCTTGGTCCAAGGAAAGTTAATTAAAGGTAGTTTTAGGTGGTGGAACTCACCGGAATGGAGGAATTGCCGTCGAGCACCTTAGGTGCTCCGATGAAATTCCTCGCGGGttaggacctaaaaaccctTCAATTTGGATGGAGATGGTAGAGGGAAGTTGTGGAGTAGATTGCAAGTGGTGGATGTGTGAAATTCAACTGAAAAATGGTAGAAATTGGCCGGAATTTTGGCCGGATCATACCTGGGTTCATGGAGTGCATGGGAAGAGAGGGATCTTCCCTCATGATTGGATGCCCTCCTATTCATCAGCCCTTTTGTCTGATTGGTCCACTCCTTCCTCCCTATTTTCTAATTGGTTACAATTCCCACATGGTGGGagtttattttcctttaaatctATAATTTAGTGAAACAACTTCaaatgtccgtaactataccgttataatctggACTCACGAACGGCTTTCACCTATGCGTTCATACCAACGAGTATTACACaaatacgctaaaagaataagaGTCATATATTcttctagacgatggtcaatagaagtcaaaatccttgcctctagTCAATTCccttgattaaaataaataaaaacaaaattgtagggatgggttgtcacatactaaataaaaataaatactcTAAATTACTGTGAAAGATAACTAACTTAACTTTAAAGAATTACTAATTTTCTAGAATAGTCGTCTTCCACTCTTTCCTATTAAGGCAAAAATATATAATCAGATTGGATGATAAAATGGacataaaaattatttgtttttgttttcacattaattataaatttgatCTTACACACTGTTTGGGTCCAAATTTACACCACCGGCTTGAGTAATCGAGACTGTTGAGTAAGCATGCTTCTACACCGTCGATCAAAGAGTGAAGATAGTTTTGTTATTGTTGAGGGATAATAgtatgatttttatcataagAATTATCTTTCAGTATGATTCATCTTTGCAGTTATACGACAGGATAAATGAGATTCTCATTACATCTAATGGAAGCAACAACAACAGAGTTTGAATTAATTGGGGTTTGTTAACAGAACGTGCAGAGATCAGCACTTGGCGTGATCAAATAAGTCTTGGATGATGGGATGGCGTGATCAGATGGTCTTGAAGGGATAATGTAagaatattattttgttttcctatATGGTCAAAACAATAATATACATTGAATGTTGCCAATAATCTAGTCAAAACAAGATTGCATCAGGATAAATctttgaaagccgaatttgatggAAGGTCAGGTTCTCAAGATGACAACAAGTTTTGATTGATGTGATAAGGCGTGGGGTTAGCAACAGATAAAGACTCAGAGTCATAGTGCAATTGGGATTGGTTTCCATGACTTGAGCATGCGGGTCTCTATAAATACCAAACGGCAAATGACTAAAAAAAagccctccaattcaacacacataTTGCCCtccgcaaacctctcaaacactttgggattttttattttctttttccgccaacacacctatagtttggataaacagcattgtgaaggcaacctgcgaacatcttcagtttagataaatagcattgttgccgtagaattAGCCGATCGAGAAGcgccttcagtttggataaacagcattgcgtcGAGGTTGActagttacctatccaagtctcgatcgagaatggtttccgaatccttattggcagaggtgaTCCTTTTAGCCTTcttggcgaagtaaggtgttacaagttactacattcggcacattgaacgccgagcgattttatgattggatactcacaagtgagtttctatcagcattctgacggccaaactacatttaccatcaagacatacatctcttttgagtacctgTGTTCGTATAATTTGTAgccgattcgacgtgcttatactcttacgaatataatcagcATAATCGAACCCGGCGCTGACTATTcatgaacttcgtagaactaacagctttgtcttcaggctcgagaacctGAAGGCCGAaatgtgttccttcctcagtcgcagttgcaagatcaagaagtcagtagtgcattcaacgcaacatcaacaaattttactcttcGGCCAGTTGGCACGCCCCGTATCAACCGAagaacgtagttagctcattagttactcggcctgcgtgtcacgtaggctttgtagtttttagggtcaacattttggcacacccGGTGAGACATGTGCTAAAACTACAGAGTTCACATGATAAATCAAGATCCTAGACATGGTGAGATTTGGCACCTATTCAAGGTAATTGTCAAGCAACAAAAATGCCTTGACCGGATCATCGAAGCAaatgaagaaaggaaaaaatacTTCTCTCAAATGAGAGAGGTGAAGGTTCATCACATCTTACAAGATCAATGGATAAATGAAGATAGAGCTCGATATTATGAGTGGCTCGATAAGAAAATGCCTATTGGGTTCAAATCAATTCTATTTGAAGAATGGTTGGATCAAAAGGCCAGGGGGCAATTTTTCGCTCCGGCCACAATTAAAATTCGACCAAAGAAGATTGTCGAGACAGCCGAAGAAGAACCTAGGCCACTTGTTGTTTCAGTCAAGACTGAAATTGTGGTAGGCCCAGAAGAAAAAGTTCCAGTTTCTGAGCCACAAATCATTCATCAGAGGAGTGCTCCAATGACGAACAGGGCAAAGACATGGTCTTAGATGTCGAAACCATGACAGTCGATATGGTTATTGGCGATAAAGCCGATATGGCGAAATCCCATTCAGCTAAGTTGTTCGAGTTAAAAGCTGAAATTAATAGAGTAATTATGCCTGAAGGGCataataattgttcaacacattcggcggctgaaaatgaaatttttttcgccAAAGTAtaaatatttggaaaaaaatccTTTATTCAGCCTAGagcgaaatcaatttgaaaattttaatacaaACAGGTCTCGACTTGAAATAAAGCATCGTTGGTCTCCTCCTAATTATGGTTCGGctacttttcattttcttttgcgAAAAAAAAGGAGActgaataaattattttcttcactGTTCGGCCATGCAGGCCAAtgcttaagaaaataaaaggggcCAAGGAACATCCCATGCAGCACAGTGGAGAGTCTATGTGATTGACAAGCTAGTACTTCAATTCACACTAAGCTTGTTTAAATAAAGGTTGTTCTACTAAGCTGAGGACCATCTCGTGCTCTGCCTATGTATATATCACACATGCCGAGCTCGATGAGCTGGTACTCGGCATAGgcttgttatatatatatatatatatatatatatatgggtggTCGGCACATAAcggtttacacacacacacacacacacacacatatatatatataggcaggcCGAGCTCGGCCAAAGTTTGATTATCATGCTGAGCCAATATAAAACATATCATAATTCTTCTTGGCCTCGGCCCAGTTTTACAATAGTGGTAGAACAGAGGTGATTTTAATGCCGAGGAACAAACTTTATTTCGGCAATATGACGAAATGTTGTTGGGTACGAACAGTTAATTTCCTTAAACATTCGGCTTACAAGCTGAAGTTCAAGGAAATTGGGGGGCAATGTTTCGGCCCAAATTTACACCATCGGCCCAAGTAATCGAGATCGTTGAGTAAGCATGCTTTTACACTGTCGATCGAAGAGTGAAGATAGTTTTGTTATAGTTGAGGGATaatatcatgatttttatcataaGAATTATCTTCAATATGATTAATCTTTACAGCTATACGACGAGATAAATGAGATTCTCATTACCTCTAATGGAAGCAACAACAATAGAGTTCGAATTAATTGGGGTTTGTTGACAGAACGTGCAGAGATCAGCACTTGGCGTGATTAGATGAGTCTTGGATGATGGGATGGCATGATCAGATGGGTCTTAAAGAGATAatgaaaaaatattattttgttttcctatATGGTAAAAACAACAATATACATTGAATGTTGCTAATAATCTAGTCAAAACAAGATTGCATCAGGATAAATATTTGAAAGCCAAATTTGATGGAAGGTCAGGTTCTCAAGATGACAGCAGGTTTTGATTGATGTGATAAGGTATGAGGTTAGCAACAGATAAAGACTCAGAGTCACAGTGCAATTGGGATTGGTTTCCATAACTTGAGCATGCGGGTCTCTATAAATACCAAGCGGCAGACGACTAAAAaggcccctccaattcaacacacaaattgccctgcgcaaacctctcaaacactttgagattttttattttctttttctgccaacataccttcagtttggatacaTAGgattgtgaaggcaaccggcgaacatcttcagtttggataaatagaaTTGTTGCTATAGAATCAGCCGACTGAGGAGccccttcaatttggataaacagcattgcgtcgaggccgactggttacctatccaagtctcagtcgagaagggtttccgaatctttattggcagaggtcatcttattagccttctcggtgaagtaaggtgttacaagttactacattcgacaCATTGAAcaccgagtgattttatgattggatactcacaagtaagtttcatagttcggcattctgacggccgaacttCATtaaccatcaagacatacatctatTTTGAGTACATGTGTCCATATAATTTGGAGGTGGTTCaatgtgcttatactcttacaaaTATAATTACCATGACCGAACCCGGCGCCGACGATTcttgaacttcgtagaactagcagccttgtcttcaggctcaagaacccgaaggccgagacgtgttccttcctccgTCGCAGTTGCAtgatcaagaagtcagtagcgcgttcaacgcaacatcaacaaattttactcctcgatTGAGCTTGGCCGACGAGTTAGCACGCTCCGCATCAAccgaaggacatagttagctcattagttactcggcttacacgccacgtaggctttgtagtttttagggtcaacacacGCATAAGAAGATATTTGGTTTAAGGGCTAGTTTGGGGTTGCTGtacttttctttaaaactcgTTATGTTGTGCTATGGGAATAAACAGTTGTGAAAAAAGCAGATTGATAACTATAGTTCTAAAATTGTTTtagcaaaaaaattaaaataaaaattattatgcTTGCCAAtatgaaagtttcattaatatAAAAGTGTTTTACAAAATAGGTTAAAAATCATTGCTTGTGTTCAAATTTTGGTTCGCCAGTTGGGCTACCTGGTGTCGGAACCAGGTCCGGTCCAGGGACATGCAAGCGGTTCAATTGGATCGATTATGAGGCCAATTCGCCAGAGGTCTAGATCAGGCGCGCGGGCACGGATCCGTGTCGGGTTGACCTGCGTGGCCCTTGGCTGACGCGATCCAGGCATCAGGATGGGCTACCTGGGCCTCGTCTACTGGTTTGGCAGCTGATGCAGTGGACTGGGTAGCAAACCGAGCGTCTGCGCCTGCTGTTTGGGACTTTGGAAACGCAGCCGTTGCTACTGGGCGGTGCGGGGCCGGGGTCGGGGCCATGCCTTGGTTTGCGGTGCGCGGTGGGTGAAAACCTAGGCATGTAGCAGTGTCGTTTGTCGTAGTTTCAGAATTTCCAaccatatttttctttctctaaGGCACATAAATCAAGGAATTAAAATTCGGAGATTGGgagttaaaaaaattcaaatagtgtagaaatttagaaaagatTTGCAAGCGATTTTTTGAGAATTAAATCAAGTCTCAAAGAAACCATCAATTTGTGGTAACAAAAATCCATCGTCTTCAATCTTAACGAGCCGaaagagtgttttttttttgggggggggggggggggggagaggtaGAAGATCACCCCGAGAGTTTTGAGTTTGATTGCTTAATAAAAACTTACCGAAATTGGTAAAAGTCTTTTATCAGTAAAAGTTCACGTAtcttcaacaaaataaacaaagattTATAAGACATAAGGAGGACAAAGGGGAGCTTTCATTGATGCAATGGCTGGGTCCTGTCAAAATTAATCATGAAGTAATgaacttttattaatttgtttgtagTTATCATCATCCTCGTTAAGTTGAATTCAACCtaatcttgaattttttttttttttttttgtctcaaaTGTCGAAAATATTAATCATTGtcgtaggcataatttacttaAACAAAAGcctgaaagagagagagggtgcggcataaagagagaagagagagatgtgtaattgtgaggtgtgtgttgtatcacctcattgtgcctttatttatagtagtagggaatgttaattccttacccttttaggattacaactctaatggGTAATTAACTACTGATAGGAATATAAGAGCTATTCCTAGATCtaataggatttacacaatcacattcctaatctaataggactgcaacactcccccttgcgtgtgtaaatactcaagtaaatggcaCATCAAGTCTTCCGT
Coding sequences:
- the LOC137712219 gene encoding uncharacterized protein; protein product: MNRVVGSVSHPPYFDGDNYAAWKAKMKSFLWAQDDKVWLAVEEGWEPLMIEETKGKAESSVSISKLKPRKELSNDERSSSTFNQRALSALFTTISPEQFNYISKCTTAKEAWDILKITHKGNSTFKETKLQYLITKFENITMYDNESFSNFYAKHSIIVNGCHNLGDSIPEHRIVKNILRSPPIRFHAKRTMIEESNDLNTCKLEQLIVSL